A section of the Anaerolineae bacterium genome encodes:
- a CDS encoding DUF2291 family protein has protein sequence MEKKFKVSDLKTTFIYSYRVMGVLVIILMMVLSACAPYKVVSIPEATVIAGGGVFDPEVYAANRWPGIVSGIVDEGIDISTVLGAIQADSSGITTKDNLQDVADQYGVTTEGESHVFKVKGKGKVVGADTEARYVTVELALNDYNGPIKVKLYTGPRIPTAETAVRDISGITFDDSDFKDQTEFGKAGREINKLVLGGLKDIDPASLQGQDVSFAGAFSIPTFNKPPAIDVSEVIIVPVQLEVGG, from the coding sequence ATGGAGAAGAAATTTAAAGTATCTGATTTAAAAACCACATTTATTTACAGTTATAGGGTAATGGGGGTTCTGGTCATAATCCTGATGATGGTTCTTTCGGCTTGCGCGCCTTACAAAGTTGTATCTATACCTGAAGCAACCGTTATTGCCGGAGGGGGTGTCTTTGACCCCGAAGTGTACGCTGCCAATAGATGGCCGGGCATTGTTTCGGGCATTGTTGACGAGGGGATTGATATATCAACCGTGTTGGGCGCAATTCAAGCCGACTCTTCAGGCATAACCACCAAAGACAATCTACAGGATGTGGCCGATCAGTATGGGGTTACTACAGAGGGCGAGTCTCATGTTTTTAAGGTTAAGGGTAAAGGCAAGGTTGTTGGCGCGGACACCGAAGCGCGTTACGTAACCGTGGAACTGGCTCTGAATGATTACAATGGCCCCATTAAGGTTAAACTGTATACCGGCCCCCGCATCCCTACCGCTGAAACCGCGGTGCGGGATATATCGGGTATTACGTTTGACGACTCCGATTTTAAGGACCAGACAGAGTTTGGCAAAGCCGGCAGAGAAATAAACAAATTGGTTCTTGGGGGACTTAAAGATATTGATCCGGCCAGCTTGCAGGGACAGGATGTTTCCTTTGCCGGAGCGTTTTCGATCCCCACGTTCAATAAACCGCCTGCTATCGACGTGTCTGAAGTGATCATCGTTCCGGTTC